A region of Frederiksenia canicola DNA encodes the following proteins:
- the cas7c gene encoding type I-C CRISPR-associated protein Cas7/Csd2, with amino-acid sequence MSLTKKIDFALIISVQNANPNGDPLNGNRPRIDFTGIGEITDVCLKRKIRDRLQDAKENIFVQSDDRKDDGMTSLANRAKDKEVGLGPDAFNPKKSSKDDTAKLACEKWIDVRSFGQVFAFGKTDDASGVSIAIRGPVTIQSAFSIDPVSVTSTQITKSVSGEGDGTKKSSDTMGMKHRVDRGIYVAYGAMSPQLAERTGFSDADAEKIKSVLLKLFEGDASSARPEGSMQVVKLIWWEHNCKSGQYSSAKVHNSLTVNGDGSYSLATLQGLSPQEIDGF; translated from the coding sequence ATGAGCTTAACTAAAAAAATCGACTTCGCTTTAATTATTAGTGTCCAAAATGCAAACCCAAATGGTGATCCACTAAATGGCAACCGCCCACGTATCGATTTTACCGGCATTGGGGAAATCACTGATGTCTGTTTAAAACGCAAAATTCGTGACCGCTTACAAGATGCAAAAGAAAACATTTTTGTACAATCAGACGACAGAAAAGACGATGGAATGACCAGTCTTGCTAATCGAGCAAAAGATAAAGAAGTTGGCTTAGGGCCTGATGCCTTTAATCCGAAAAAATCATCAAAAGATGACACGGCAAAACTTGCCTGTGAAAAATGGATTGACGTACGTAGCTTTGGGCAAGTATTTGCTTTTGGTAAAACAGATGACGCTTCTGGCGTATCAATTGCCATTCGTGGGCCTGTCACCATCCAGTCGGCATTTAGTATTGACCCTGTAAGCGTAACTAGTACGCAAATCACCAAATCAGTGAGTGGAGAGGGCGATGGTACTAAAAAAAGCTCAGACACAATGGGGATGAAACACCGAGTTGATCGTGGCATTTATGTGGCTTACGGTGCAATGTCGCCACAACTGGCGGAGCGTACAGGATTTTCTGATGCGGATGCTGAAAAAATTAAATCGGTTTTACTCAAACTGTTTGAAGGAGATGCGTCATCCGCTCGTCCTGAAGGCAGTATGCAAGTTGTCAAACTGATTTGGTGGGAACACAATTGCAAGTCAGGGCAATATTCCTCAGCAAAAGTACATAATAGTTTAACTGTCAACGGTGATGGTAGCTACTCGCTTGCAACACTGCAAGGTCTGAGTCCACAAGAAATTGATGGCTTCTAA
- the cas8c gene encoding type I-C CRISPR-associated protein Cas8c/Csd1, with protein MSWMQKLYRTYDAIVSENLADENNPLTPIGHTLQTAHIVIVLDAQGNFKRARLMPPKTTIMLPCTESSDGRSGTKPPPHALADKIQYVAKDYPRYGGTSPLFFDKYLSQLQEWCDSPFSHPKVQSVLNYVRKGHVIADLVNEGIFPTTAEGKVLAKWEEKTEAPEIFSVLPKTKGEIEFGSALICWSVEVASDVESNTWQDESIQQSWIDYLSHNESHKGFCFVQGRESAIAKMHPAKLRHTGDKAKLISSNDSSGYTFRGKFENADEAAAVSAEVSAKAHGALRWLIGRQGIRNGDQVTVAWALNGKQVPQPLEDIYDYIQDIQTNVDELDLSISQENTEVSIETSETQSNYANNLGWQAAEIIKQKMHGLKVELKNHETISLLMLDSATPGRMALTYYQEFLPEHYFAHLDAWIDDFSWYQRYSLEGSDKKKTKRIDWLYLPPSPFTIAQAVYGKALSDTLKKQLYARLLPVIAGGKNIPIPYDLMIQSIERACNPSGCEYWEWQRNIGVACALYKGWRARHYESSIKREFSMNLETENVSRDYLFGRLLAVLESIERRALMIAGENRATNAERYMQRFVSHPLDTWLQLKEKIQPYKERLRNNRSMGFLRNREKEENEIGAALANLSQLGISLKERLNGEFLLGYHSQQMAYRNQFNAAKEDADDSSEIETI; from the coding sequence ATGAGCTGGATGCAAAAATTGTATCGAACCTATGATGCTATTGTCAGTGAAAATTTGGCAGATGAAAACAATCCATTAACCCCGATTGGCCATACATTACAAACTGCTCATATTGTTATTGTATTGGATGCTCAAGGAAACTTTAAACGGGCGAGACTAATGCCGCCGAAAACGACGATTATGCTTCCATGTACGGAATCATCAGATGGTCGATCTGGCACAAAACCCCCACCACATGCATTAGCAGATAAAATTCAATATGTGGCGAAAGATTATCCTAGATATGGTGGTACTAGTCCTTTGTTTTTTGATAAATATTTAAGCCAGCTACAAGAGTGGTGCGATTCTCCTTTTTCACATCCTAAAGTACAATCGGTTTTAAATTATGTCCGCAAAGGTCATGTGATTGCAGATTTAGTAAACGAAGGTATTTTCCCCACAACAGCAGAAGGTAAAGTATTAGCCAAATGGGAAGAAAAAACCGAAGCTCCCGAAATTTTTTCTGTATTACCTAAAACAAAAGGCGAAATTGAATTTGGTTCGGCGTTAATCTGCTGGAGTGTTGAAGTTGCAAGCGATGTTGAAAGCAATACTTGGCAAGATGAAAGTATCCAACAATCTTGGATCGACTATTTATCCCACAATGAATCACATAAAGGCTTCTGCTTTGTTCAAGGTAGGGAAAGTGCGATTGCCAAAATGCACCCGGCTAAACTTCGCCATACAGGCGATAAAGCGAAATTGATCTCATCAAATGATAGCTCTGGCTATACTTTCAGAGGGAAATTTGAAAATGCCGATGAGGCCGCCGCAGTTTCGGCAGAAGTGTCCGCTAAGGCACATGGTGCATTACGTTGGCTGATTGGGCGTCAAGGTATTCGTAATGGTGATCAAGTGACAGTTGCTTGGGCTCTTAACGGTAAACAGGTCCCACAGCCTTTGGAGGATATTTATGATTATATCCAGGATATCCAGACAAATGTAGATGAACTTGATCTGAGTATTTCTCAGGAGAACACGGAAGTAAGTATTGAGACCAGTGAGACTCAGTCAAACTATGCGAACAATCTTGGCTGGCAAGCTGCTGAAATTATTAAACAGAAAATGCATGGTTTGAAAGTCGAGCTAAAAAATCACGAAACCATTTCTTTGCTGATGTTAGACTCCGCAACACCAGGGAGAATGGCATTAACTTACTATCAGGAATTTCTTCCTGAACATTATTTTGCTCATCTTGATGCGTGGATAGATGATTTCTCATGGTATCAACGTTACAGCCTAGAGGGTTCAGACAAGAAAAAAACGAAACGTATAGACTGGCTTTATCTTCCGCCATCGCCTTTTACCATTGCACAAGCCGTTTATGGAAAAGCATTAAGTGATACATTGAAAAAGCAGTTATATGCACGTTTATTGCCAGTTATCGCAGGTGGAAAAAATATCCCGATACCGTATGACTTAATGATACAGAGCATTGAGCGAGCCTGTAATCCAAGTGGCTGTGAATATTGGGAGTGGCAACGAAATATCGGTGTGGCTTGTGCCTTGTATAAAGGTTGGCGAGCTCGTCATTATGAATCTTCAATAAAGAGAGAGTTTAGTATGAATCTAGAAACAGAAAATGTATCTCGCGATTACCTATTTGGTCGATTATTAGCAGTACTTGAAAGTATTGAAAGACGAGCATTGATGATTGCAGGTGAAAATCGTGCGACAAATGCAGAAAGATATATGCAACGTTTTGTGAGTCATCCACTAGATACTTGGTTGCAATTAAAAGAAAAAATTCAGCCTTACAAAGAGCGTCTGCGTAATAATCGTTCTATGGGATTTCTACGTAACCGTGAGAAGGAAGAAAACGAAATTGGTGCGGCACTCGCTAATTTATCTCAATTGGGTATTTCATTAAAAGAGAGACTAAATGGAGAGTTCTTGCTTGGTTATCACAGCCAACAAATGGCATATCGGAACCAGTTTAATGCAGCTAAAGAAGATGCGGATGATTCATCAGAAATTGAAACTATTTAA
- the cas5c gene encoding type I-C CRISPR-associated protein Cas5c, with the protein MKNNRISFRVWGKQALFTDPITKIGGEKFSYQIPTYEAIKGIVKSIYWKPTLIWHIDRIRVMKPIQTQSKSAKPLNWNGGNTLAIYTFLKDVEYQVEAHFEWNENWEELVDDRIEAKHTAIMQRMLERGGRQDIFLGTRDCQGYVEPCEFGRGESVYDDIPNLDFGLMFHSFGYPEETGKHELSSRFWLASMQNGIVTFPSVQSEQLKTRIIRQKMKPEKPFKRHQNLKAVEKEAEEIGL; encoded by the coding sequence ATGAAGAATAATCGAATTAGTTTCCGAGTTTGGGGAAAGCAAGCGTTGTTCACCGATCCGATTACTAAGATTGGCGGAGAAAAATTCAGTTATCAAATACCCACCTACGAAGCAATCAAAGGTATTGTCAAAAGCATTTACTGGAAACCCACATTAATTTGGCATATTGACCGAATTCGGGTGATGAAACCGATCCAAACACAAAGTAAATCGGCTAAACCGTTGAACTGGAATGGTGGTAATACCCTTGCGATTTATACTTTTCTGAAAGATGTGGAATATCAAGTAGAAGCCCATTTTGAATGGAATGAAAATTGGGAAGAGCTGGTTGATGATCGCATAGAAGCGAAACATACCGCAATTATGCAAAGAATGTTAGAACGCGGTGGCAGACAAGATATTTTCTTAGGTACCAGAGATTGCCAAGGTTATGTAGAGCCTTGCGAGTTTGGTCGTGGGGAAAGCGTTTATGATGATATACCCAATCTTGATTTCGGGTTAATGTTTCATAGCTTTGGCTACCCTGAGGAAACGGGTAAACATGAATTATCTAGCCGATTCTGGCTGGCGAGTATGCAAAATGGCATTGTTACTTTTCCAAGTGTGCAATCAGAACAGCTCAAAACCCGCATTATTCGCCAAAAGATGAAACCTGAAAAACCATTTAAACGTCATCAGAATCTCAAAGCCGTTGAAAAAGAAGCAGAGGAGATAGGGCTATGA
- the cas3 gene encoding CRISPR-associated helicase Cas3' — protein sequence MSSKYIAHIRKSDSAIQSVETHLFETAEIAKRLAAKIGFDLCGESIGLMHDFGKFSQAFLNYINSSAGLVHPDLDEESDNYCSGKIDHSTAGAQWVYNRLKPFGDAQQIGLLCGQILGLCIASHHGSGLIDCLTPDGDSALFKRFTKEDKCTHLRNCLKNADKAVLEKAESLVNEVLIKQLLKPILPMLKRSDISSKSKMFYLGCFTRFLFSCLIDADRINSADFEHQHQKSLRKLDEKPNWQIAIDTLAHHLSQLPTQYAIDETRQKISQICLSRSTDQQGIYSLTVPTGGGKTLASLRYALHHAQKHNLDRIIYIIPYTSIIDQNAETVRTILGEEWVLEHHSNLNPEKQTWQNKLLSENWDKPIVFTTMVQFLDAWFGSGTRGARHIHPMTNSILIFDEIQTLPVKCVHLFCNTLNWLTQYGGSSAILCTATQPLLGENSLDLFPSFKRTQAQMRGLLKLSPNSEIIGDLPKVNELFTDLFRVNIQFNPKSGGWSVEDAGEFLLEQAEQFSSCLFIVNTKKWAQQLYQYCQQKNLPKESLFHLSTNQCPAHRKVLFETIKQRLKQKLPVICISTQLIEAGVDISMACVIRALAGLDSIAQAAGRCNRHGENRDKGTVWVVNLKNEPLAMLPDIQQGQIQAVRLFEEFANQDILQPEAMKQYFQYYFYQRSDEMVYPIPNSTSGSLLDWLSDNPLNVGKQRHNGKMPLLCQSFKSAGKVFQAIDAPTKAVIVPYGEGKDLISILCGDYNPQIFYQTLSKAQRFSVNVFPNIWEKLEKEKALIPIADTGIYYVEERYYSDEYGLCVDEVGKMSFYEC from the coding sequence ATGTCTTCCAAATATATTGCCCATATCCGTAAATCAGATAGTGCGATCCAATCTGTTGAAACCCATCTTTTTGAAACCGCAGAAATTGCCAAAAGATTAGCCGCTAAAATTGGTTTTGACCTATGTGGTGAATCGATCGGGCTGATGCACGATTTTGGTAAATTTTCTCAAGCATTTTTAAATTATATTAATAGTTCTGCTGGCTTAGTTCATCCTGATTTAGATGAGGAATCGGATAACTATTGCTCCGGTAAGATAGATCATTCCACTGCGGGTGCACAGTGGGTTTATAATCGATTAAAACCGTTTGGAGATGCTCAACAAATAGGGCTGTTATGTGGGCAAATACTTGGATTGTGTATCGCTTCACACCATGGTTCGGGCTTAATTGATTGTTTAACTCCTGATGGGGACTCAGCGTTATTTAAACGTTTCACCAAAGAAGATAAATGCACTCATTTAAGAAACTGCTTAAAAAATGCAGATAAAGCAGTATTAGAAAAAGCAGAATCTCTTGTCAATGAAGTTCTAATTAAACAGCTTTTAAAACCAATTTTACCGATGCTTAAGCGTTCGGATATTAGCAGTAAAAGCAAAATGTTTTATCTTGGCTGTTTCACTCGCTTTTTATTTAGCTGTTTAATCGATGCTGATAGAATTAATAGTGCGGATTTTGAACACCAACATCAAAAATCTTTAAGAAAATTAGATGAGAAGCCCAATTGGCAAATCGCGATTGACACCTTAGCGCATCATCTTAGTCAGCTCCCTACTCAATATGCTATAGACGAAACTCGCCAAAAAATTTCTCAAATTTGTCTCTCGCGTTCAACGGACCAGCAAGGTATTTATAGCCTGACCGTTCCAACAGGAGGTGGTAAAACGTTAGCCAGTTTACGTTATGCCCTACATCACGCACAAAAGCACAATCTAGACCGCATTATTTATATTATTCCCTATACATCCATCATTGATCAGAATGCAGAAACGGTTCGTACCATTTTAGGTGAGGAATGGGTATTAGAACATCACTCTAATCTAAATCCTGAAAAACAGACGTGGCAAAATAAATTGTTATCTGAAAATTGGGATAAGCCTATTGTATTTACCACGATGGTGCAGTTTTTAGATGCCTGGTTTGGTAGTGGAACCCGTGGTGCTCGCCATATTCATCCGATGACAAACAGTATTTTGATTTTTGATGAAATCCAAACCCTACCCGTGAAATGTGTGCATTTATTTTGCAATACGTTAAATTGGCTGACGCAGTATGGTGGCAGTAGTGCGATTTTATGTACCGCTACTCAGCCTTTGCTGGGAGAAAATAGTTTAGACTTGTTTCCTTCATTTAAGCGAACACAAGCCCAAATGAGAGGGTTACTCAAGCTTTCCCCAAACTCAGAAATTATAGGTGATCTTCCAAAAGTAAATGAATTATTTACAGATCTTTTTCGCGTAAATATTCAATTTAATCCCAAATCGGGAGGCTGGTCAGTTGAAGATGCAGGGGAGTTTTTACTCGAACAAGCAGAGCAATTTTCTAGCTGTTTATTTATTGTGAACACTAAAAAATGGGCTCAGCAGCTTTACCAATATTGTCAGCAAAAAAATCTACCTAAAGAATCGCTCTTCCATTTAAGTACCAATCAGTGCCCAGCTCACCGAAAAGTCCTATTCGAAACGATTAAGCAACGTTTAAAACAAAAATTGCCCGTCATTTGTATTAGCACTCAATTAATTGAAGCCGGCGTTGATATTTCGATGGCTTGCGTAATCAGGGCGTTAGCGGGTTTAGACAGCATTGCACAGGCGGCGGGGCGCTGTAATCGGCACGGTGAAAATCGCGATAAAGGTACCGTTTGGGTGGTCAATTTAAAAAATGAGCCTTTAGCCATGTTGCCAGACATTCAGCAGGGGCAGATACAAGCGGTTAGATTGTTCGAAGAATTTGCAAATCAAGACATTTTACAACCTGAGGCAATGAAACAATATTTTCAATATTATTTCTATCAGCGTAGTGATGAAATGGTTTATCCAATCCCAAATAGCACCTCTGGAAGTTTACTCGATTGGCTAAGTGATAATCCACTCAATGTGGGCAAACAGCGTCATAATGGAAAAATGCCACTTTTGTGCCAATCGTTTAAAAGTGCTGGCAAAGTATTCCAAGCAATTGATGCACCAACGAAAGCGGTTATTGTGCCTTATGGAGAAGGAAAAGATCTGATTTCAATACTATGTGGTGACTATAACCCACAAATTTTCTACCAAACGTTATCGAAAGCTCAACGTTTTAGTGTAAATGTGTTTCCAAATATTTGGGAAAAGCTTGAAAAAGAGAAAGCCTTGATTCCCATTGCCGATACAGGCATTTATTATGTAGAAGAACGTTATTACAGTGATGAATATGGCTTATGTGTCGATGAAGTCGGCAAAATGAGCTTCTATGAGTGTTAA